AACTTAACTTGGTGCGTAAGAGGTATGAGTATTCTCTACGCCTAGAAAGATCAGAATATTTGATACTACTTTAAGAGATGGTGAACAAGCACCCGGTATAGATCTCACTGTAGAGCAGAAAATTATGATTGCAAACAAATTAGCAGATTTGGGAGTAGATGTAATTGAAGCAGGATTTCCAGCTTCCTCTGAAGGAGAATTTGTAGCTACAAAAAGGATCTTTGAGGAAGTTGGGGATAAGGTAGAAGTAATAGGTTTATCCAGATCCAATAAGAATGATATAGATAAGACAATAAGTACTGGAATTTCCAGTATACATTTGTTTATAGCCACTTCTGAATTGCACATGAAGTATAAGCTAAAGATGACTAAAGAAGAGGTGCTAAATAGAATTTATGAGAGTGTGAGATATGCAAAAGATCACGGCATGATAGTGGAGTTTAGCCCAGAAGATGCAACAAGAACCGAGGAAGATTTCTTATTTACAGCAATAAGAACTGCAATAGAAGCTGGTGCTGATAGAATTAACATACCAGATACAGTGGGAGTGATGCACCCATTTAAGTATTATGACTTGATAAAGAAAATAGTTAATTTTGTAGGTGAGAAAATAATTGTGAGTACCCATTGTCATAACGACTTCGGATTAGCCACAGCAAACTCACTTGCAGGTGTTTATGCTGGTGCTAGGCAAGTCCACGTTACTGTAAATGGAATAGGTGAAAGAGCAGGTAATGCGTCATTGGAGGAAGTAGTAATGGGTATAAAGAAACTGCTAAACTATGAGGTTAACGTGAAAACATGGAAACTATATGAAGTTAGTAGATTTGTAGCTGAGATGACCGGTGTACCTGTACCTTATTTCAAGGCAATAGTAGGCGATAACGCATTTGGTCATGAATCTGGAATACATGTACACGGTGTAATAGAAAATCCGTTCACATATGAGCCAATTTCACCAGAGGAAGTGGGTAATTTCAGAAGATTAGCGTTAGGAAAACATAGTGGTATACATGGTTTAAAGAAATTATTAGAGGAACAAGGAATATACTTATCTGATGATAAATTAAAGATTGTGCTAAGCGAGATCAAAAAATTAGCCGAGAGTGGTCATAGAGTTACTGTAGATGATGCTAAAAACATTGCACTTAAATTGTTAAACTCGTAGACTGGTTTCATGACATTAAAGTTTTTTGGACATTCTTGTGTTCTAATAGATGATACAATATTAATAGACCCCCATGATGGGGGCAGTATAGGTTTACCAAAACCAGATATCAAAAAAGCTGACTTAATACTGATAACACATGATCATTATGACCATAATGCATATCAACTCTTTGAGCATACTGACGTTAAAATTAATTTTTATGGTACCTTTAATTACGGGAACTACATTATAAAAGGAATAAAAAGTTATCATGATAAGTACAATGGGAAACTTAGAGGGGAAAATAGCATTTACATAATACAGAGGGGAAATAGGAAAATTGTACATTTAGGCGATCTAGGCCATCTCCCAGATGATAATATTTACAACGAGATTCGTGGTGCTGATATACTATTAATACCTATAGGCGGAGTAATAACTATAAACTACAAAGAAGCATTAGAAATAATTAATAGAGTATCTCCCGAGATTGTAATTCCAATTCATTACTGGATAAAAGGGCATTATATGCCACTAGATCCACCTGATGAATTTCTAGCTAATATAAAATATGATATAAAAAGGATAGACATTAAAAATAATAAAATAGAAGAAGTAACAGAAAATACATCTAAAGTAGTCTATATCCTATCATATTAAAGTTTTATCTTTTCCACTCTTGCGACGGGTACTTTTTCTTTAGACAGTTCATCTCTTACCATTTTCTCTATAGCTTTTCTTATGGCTTCTGATCTATTTAACCCATACTTTATGGCATATCTATCTAATAACTCTAACAAATCCTCTTCTACCTTAAATGTTACAACTCTCATCTTTAATCAAATATAAACTTGTCATTGGTTGGGTTTAAGTATTCTCTGGAGCGGTATTCCCGTATTCTTCTATAAAGAGGAGTATTCAATAGATAATGAAGATTAATATACTCCTATTACAATACTAATATTTAGAGGAGTATACAGAAATGCCTACTATACACTTATCATTACCAGAATGGATGTATGATGAGCTTAAACAGAAAGCTGATGAATTAGGCATTCAAATGACTGATTTAGTAAAACTGTTTATAAAGAAGGGGCTTGAAGGGGATTTTGAGAAAGAAGAAAACAGTGAAGAGAAAGAAGAAAACAGTAAGTATGATGAGAGTATAGCCTTTTTAGAGGCTAAAGTTGCACAAATTGACTCACTATTAATTGAGGTTCTAAAGAAGTTACAAATGCTAGAAGAGGAGAAGGATGAAGAAGAGGAAGTAGAAGTCGTTGATAGCAATCAAAGTTAAAAATTTAATCTGTGATTAGACTAATTTTATAGGCCTGCGCGAATTAAGGTTAGACCCCCGAGTACCGGGGGAAAATGAACGCAGGTGGGTCCCCCCGGATTTTATAATTATAAAGTGATGTCGCAGGGACGGACTGAAAAATAATGTGGAAGGCGTGGAGAGGCTGATTTAATGTGTATCTCCTACATAACAAAAATACACGTGAGGACATATGGATTTATTCATTAAGAAGATAATTTCAAACCAAAATTAAGCTAGGAAAGATTATAAAGAAAAAATTTACATTACTATTAATGTTACAGTTCTTATTATGTTAGGATTTCTTCTAATTTCATATATTATTTTCTTTAAATCATCGGAGGATTTTGCTTCTACCTCGACCACTACGTCATATTCGCCATAAACTGGATCTGCCCTTACTACTCCAGATACTTTTTTAGCCATATCAGCTACTTCCATTTCCTTTCCAACTGTAGTAGAGACGAGAATGTAGGCTCTTACGACTTCTGCCATAAAATATTAATTACGACTGAATATTTAAAGGTTTACTTTAGTAGTAATCTTTCCGAATTAAATAGTCGTGAAGATATTAGTAATATTGCAACGGATATCGCTAATGTACCTAAAACAATTGCTAAGGTAATTAATGAGGAACCAGAGACAAAGTAAAGTAGCGATAAACTTAGCTGTTCATACGGGATTATCATAATTAAGTTTAACGGAAATTGTAGATTTGCGACATTTATAAATAAGGCCGAGAAGGAGGCAATAAGACCAAATGTAAGTACTAGAAAGTTAATTATTTGCAAATTTCGCATTGATCCTCCTAAGGCCAATAGTAAAAGAACATTTAATGCAGCTGTTAACAAAACCGCTAAGAGATAGACTAATACTACAAGTAGTATAAAGGATACACTGAGAGAGATTGGTAAAGCAAAAGTGAATGACATTAAGGAAGAAAATAATATTATCCCTAAAATATCTCCTAGTGATGAAAGAATACCCAGTATTATAGCTATAATTACCTTTGAGATAATGAAGGAGTTAATTGATATTGGTGAGGCTAATAGGGATTCTAAAGTCCTTCTCTCCTTCTCACCTACGATTCCTTCAGTAACGTAAAAGATTACTGGGGTTGCGCTAGGGAAGAGAACTAGTGTAATAATCCTCGCTACTTCACTTAAGTTAGCCTGAGATTCAGATGCTTTTTGCCCAGTAATTGTGACTACGATGTTTTTAACTAATAAGGGGTTTAGAACATCATTCGGATTAACGTTATGTAGATTCGAGGTAATTATCAAGTATTCTGTTCTATTATAAACCAAGTTATATGATAAATATCCTAACGCATTATTGACTAGAGTTGACGCTTGTTGATTTGACGAAAGTAAAAATCTAACATAAACGTAAGCTTGCCTAGAAATATTAGATACATTTTGGCTAAAATCCTTTGGAAAAATTATGACAGCATCAGGGATAGTTCCATTAGTATTATTGTAAAATACTATTCCACCATTTCGTTCGATATAGTTAGATAGAAGCTGAACGTAGTGTAGATTTGATTGATTATAGCTAACGATCTCTATTACTGGAGGAGAGACTGCTACAGATGCGTAAAGTATGATACCTATTAAAGGTAATAAGATAAAAGGTAAAACTATGGCACCAAGTATTAACCTCCTGTCTCGTCTAAGATCCAATAATTCCTTTTTCATCATAGTGCTTAACACTGTCAATCACCAAATACCAACTTTAGGAAGGCCTCTTCTAGATTTTTAGAAGAAGTACTCTTTATGATCTCCTCTGGTTTTCCATACGAGACAGCTTTTCCATCATTAATCAATATTATCCTATCGCACAAATATTCGACCTCTAACATATTATGTGATGAGAGGATGATTGTCATATTATACTTTCTTGCCATATCTAAAATTATATTCCTTATCCTAACTGCGGATTCCACATCTAGAGCTGAAGTAGGTTCATCAAGTACCGTGAGCTTGGGCATTACCATTAAAGTTCTAGCTATTATAAGTCTTCTCTTCATACCTCTACTATATTCAGCTGTTTTATCGTAAATTCTTTTACCTAAACCTGAAATTTCAACACCTAGTTTCACGTATTTATCTTTTAATTCCTTGTCTCCCTTAGCGTACAATTCTGCGTAAAACTCTAAATTTTCATATCCAGTAAGTTTCTCGTATGGAAAAGCGTCCTCTGGCATATATGATATGTACCCCCGCTGTTTAGCTTCAGCCGGTGCCAATCCAAAGATTTTTACGTCTCCATAATAACTTCTGATTATACCAGATATTATTCTAAGTGTAGTTGTCTTACCTGCACCGTTAGGGCCAACTATTCCAAAAACTTCACCATTGCTAACATTAAACGACAATCCCTTAAGTATCTCCTTATTTCCAATTTTCTTTCGTAAATCAGTAACACTCACTGCAAGTTGGTTTTCTGTCATACTCATACTATTTTCACTAAGCCACTTATTATACGCTTTCAATATATTATATAAAATGATAGGGACGGTCAAGGATAGAACTTTAGAGGCGATACTGAAATATGGGGATAAAGCAAGATATATTCTTAAAGCGGCAATTAATATCGCAGAGGAAAATGAAAATAGAGAGCTAGGGGATTTTAGCTATAAGCAGTTGGTGGAAAAGTTGGAAGAGCTAGGGATTAACTATGACCCTAGAATGATATTAAGGGCATTAGAAAAGGATTATGGAATAATAGAGACTACATATAAATCCGCTAATCAACATTGGTGGAAGTTCATTGATCTTGAACAAACAAAACTCGCATTTAACAATAATGATAATGATGAAGAACCTGAGATCTCTCTCATAGTAATTCAATACAATAGTTTAAATGTAAAGGATATTGAACAAAAATTATTGTTCCTTCTAAGAAAACCTAGGCTGCTAGATCTTGATAAGAAAAATTTTATGAGGTTTTCCTTCGAAACTTTACCTCTGTTAGTAAAACTTTATTATAAGGCTTCCCAGTACGAAGAAACTTATGAGATTGCAGAGAGATTGAAAAAAATTATTAATCTAGCAAGGAGAATTAGCATGAGAATAAGCAATGAAAAAGTTGACAATAAGAGACCTCATAAAGAAGAAATTAGCGAAGGAAAAGATTACGATGTTAACAGCATACGATTACCCAATGGCGAGGATAATTTCTAATACTCCACTAGACGTTATCTTAGTTGGAGATTCGCTAGGTATGGTAGTTTTAGGTTATACCAATACTCTTAACGTAACTATGAGGGATATGATATCACATACAAAGGCTGTTGCCAGAGCAAACCCACCTCAATTAATAGTTGCAGATATGCCATTTCTCAGTTACGAAATTGACACAAAAATAGCAGTGAGAAATGCTGGTCTTCTAGTTAAGGCTGGTGGAGATGCCGTAAAAATAGAGGGTGGTGAGGAAATAAAAGAAACTATAAAAGCAATAGTTAAGGCTGGAATACCAGTAATGGGCCATATTGGCTTAACGCCTCAAAGATTTCTTAGATTAGGAGGATTCAGAACAATTGGAAAAACCAAACAAGAGGAGGAACAGCTCATGAAAGATGCTATGGAATTGGAGGACTCTGGAGCTTTCTCAATAGTTATAGAGAACACTTACGCAGATATAGCAAAGAAAATTACAGAGAAAATTAATATACCAACGATATGTATAGGATCTGGACCATACTGTGATGGCCAGGTGTTGGTAATAAATGATTTACTAGGACTTTCAGATTTCTCACCATATTTTGCTAAATCTTATGTTAATTTGAAAGAGATTATCTCTAATGCAATAAACCAATATGTAAATGACGTTAAGAATGGAAAGTTCCCAGAAAAACAACATTATAAAGAAAGAGAAAGTTGATTCAGTCTTTCACTTATATACCTTAATGCCTCGGCTATAATCTTTCTATTATCATAATTGGAAACTATTTGAATTAAATCCTGTCTACTTTTAGATTTTAACTCTCTAACCTTCAGTACTAATTTAGGAATTGCTCTAGTTATGTTATCAATAATGGTTACAGTCGCTGTTCTCGAAGTTCTTGATAGAGGATTGAGATCAATAGCTATGACCTTCTTGCCCATCTTAACTAATGCCTCAGTCCTATCTCCATCTTCTAAACCTAATAATACTACATCTGCAATATAAATACCTCGTGGACTAACCCTTCTCCTCTCACTGAAAAGTTCTGGTATAGTTGCTGAGGCGTCTTCACCTACTCCTAAAACCTCTTTAGCGTTAGCCTTATAGAGTACTTCAGCTATTGCTCTTTCTCTTTTTACCTCTCTATAGAATAGATTGACTTCCAACTTTGCATTAGCTTCCTCAGCGAGTTTTACAAGATCTTCTGGCACTAATGCTGCCATATTTCCATTAACGGAAATTACTGGACTTTTAGCTAGGAGTAACATGGCAGCAGCTACTTCAATTGCCTTCTCTGCAAAACTTTGAGTTTTCTCCCCTATTAAATAATCAAAACATTCCCCTCTTCCATGAGCTATTAACCCTTGGGGAACTAGAATACTCTTTTCCATTGCCTCCACTAATTTCTCTCTAATTAGTAGTGATTCTCTCCTAGGATGATTTTCTGGTATTAGATCACGAACGCTCCACGGCTTGCTATCTTGTGTTTTATCCATACTCCATAATCCGGTTCAAAAATTTTAACAATTATGCCTTTCTTCCTGTAAGAATAAGGATAGTCAGAGGTAAATCCTAGGCTCTCAGTAAACTTTCTAGCAACTTCTATAAACTTTACTGGCGAGGGGGCTTTTAGAAAATCATCTATTAGTGAAAGAGCTAACTCTGATTTTTTTATTATACTTTTAGTCGGAAGCTGACTTATGAGTTGGGAAAAGATTGGATAGTTTGACCAATCCATACTAATAATTTCAACATCACCATATCCTAAACCTCCAGGTTTCTTTCTATATATTAAACCTCCACCATAATACTGAGCTATAACGTCACCTAATCCATTGCCAGCTATTATATCACTTATATGAGCCACGTTTACTGCGTCTTTCTCGCTAATTGATTTTAACTCTCTAACTCCTAAAGCATAAGCTAAGCTTATGGCACCGCTTAAACCATACCCGTATCCTAATGGAACTTGTGAATATACAATTAATTTATATTCTCCTAATTTTTGCCTTAGTATCTCATAATTAGGAATATTTACTTCCACATCGTTAAATATTATTCCACTACCGCTCCTAATTTCCGCCGTTATATAAGGTTCTAGAGTTAGGGCAAGCCCTATAGAGCCGGACTCAAGTAAATTCGCTTCATTTACCACCGGAAACCATATACCGGATATAGAAAGAGGTACTTTAATCTCCACACCTAAAACTATAAAATGTTAATTAATAATTTTTATTAAGAAGAGCAGTGCTTTTAGATGCCTCTATATTTAGCAGAGCCGTTATAGCAGGCTATGATGTAAAAAGATCTCAATCCAAAGAGAACGTTGAGATGGTAGTGGGTAGGTTAACTGGATTATATGGCGATGTATTAAAATACTCTAACGTAAAAATAATTCGTGCCCCGGAGAAATTTGATGATGGAAGTTTATTTAGAGAAGTTGGTGGGAGGAATATATATAAAATATTTGAAGTGCCTGCGGGAATAACATTTGAAAAACTAATAGATGAATTATCGAAGATTAATTATTACCCAGCAATTTTCCCCCTTTATCTGAAGGGAACAGTTGGTGGATTTACTGCATCAAATGGTTCTGGTTTCGGTAGCTATAAATTTGGATTCGTGAAAAGTGCTAGAAGTGTAAACGAACTGATTGGCTATAAAACAGTTAGAATTACCGCAGTAAAGTACCCTGAATTATTAGAAGTTGAGAACGAAAACAAATTTGCGTGGTCAGCAATAATAAATAAAGATGGAACAATAGAATACTACATACCCTCGTTTTATAACAAGATAATAAAAGTCAACTCTAGATCAATAGCTACAGATAAATTGATAAAAGGTATAAATGCAGAAATCCTCAATGTCTTCAAAAAAGACTACATACCCATTGTCATGATGACTGAAATTAATAAAGATATTAATTTTAATTTTGAAATGAGAATAGGCTACATAATTAATTATAACTCTCCTAAGAGATTCAAAGTATTAATAGGAAGTTTAGAGGAAACGAGATTGCCAGAACTTTTCGACTATTTAAGAAAAAATCCGGATGTATTACCCTTTCCCTATCTGAAAGAGTATGAAGAGATTCATAAGGATATATTAAAAGATGTTAAAAAATACGAAGTAAAAATAAGATCAAAGAGAATTAGCAAAAATGTCATAATTGAGGCATCGAAGTGCATAAATTGCTCATTATGTCTAGATAATTGTCTTGCATATAATACCACTAATAACGTCATCTACTCTCCTTTAGGTAGATTTAATCGATTAATAAGAGGAGAAAGCACGTTCGAATTCTGTTTCGGATGCACGACTTGTCAAGAGGCCTGCCCTGCGGGCATTAATATTTCTAACTTAATGGAGCTCCTTCCACAATTTAGTGAGACTAAAGAGAAACTTCCAATAGAACTGACAGATCCGTCAGCGTCAATTTATGAATTAGAAAAGAACTTAGAATCCAAGTATAGAAATAGACCAGTATTTCTATTGTTTGTAGGTTGCTCTGCGAAATATGACCCATTGGGACTAGAAGGATTTCTAAACTACTTGCTAACTAATGGTGATAAGCTACCTCAAGAATTTTCTCCAAGAATCAAACTAGTTACGGGATTCTGTTGTGGTTTTAATGAATATTTAACCGGAAATCTGGAAGAGGCTAAAAATGGCGTTAATAGAATCAATCAATTAAAAATACAACAGAACGCTGTAGGAATTTATTTTCTATGTCCCGAGGGATTATATGTTTATAATAAATTTAGTGATCAAAAAGGAATATTCGCCTTTGATGTAATTAAAAATGAGCTAAAGGATAAAGAGGTTCACTTAGGATGTTGGGCTAAAAAGATGGGATATAATTCAAAATATAATGATTGTGCAGGTTTGTTCTTAGCATCTTATAAAGGAAGTCCCTTAAAAATAGTTAAAAGAAACTTCTTAACGGTATGTCCATTTTCAACATGGAAATTTGGAACAATATCTGTTTATAGTATGTTCTTAGGTAAAAAGGAAGTCAGTGAATTAAAAGAAGAAAATATTATGGATGAAAGCTCAGTATTTGATCTACTCGTAAAAGGCGTTAAAAACGGTCTTGAAAACTCTGCCGATGAGATCGCTGAAAAGGTTATAATGTGGAATTTGGGTGGTGGGCAGTATTTCTTACTTTTAGCTATTCCAATAATTTCCAAGTATATAAGTATAGAACTTATACGTAATTTATCTTCAGACCCTAAAGTAAAGGAATTCATATCTAAATTTGCGCAGAACAGATCAATATTAAGCCAGAAAGTCTCTGCATATACAGACTATCTTAGACATTATAACTTTGATGGTGAAATAGAAAAGCTAATAGACAAGGTTGCAAATTCAACTAAATTGGATTATTCTGCAAAAGATGTAGTTAAGACAAATGATTTCAGAAGCGTAATTAAAGATGCGTTAAAAAAGGCTATTAGTGAGAATTTGATAGAAAATGTTCTAAATAATATAATTTACTTGTAATCCACAATAAAGTATCTCTTTTTCTCGTAATCGAAATATATCAATCCGCTTCTCCTCATAAATCTAAATAGTGGGAAAAGTCTCTTAGGGAGCTTATTTTCTAAGTCTTGCTCATCTTTAGCAAGAGAAAAGTGCATGTTCAGTAAATCCATTGTATCCTTAAACGTAACGAACTTTCTGTTGTCCTCCAAATCAAGTATGAAATAGTTTTTCCCAATCCCACTGTAATATTCGTCAATGATTACGTATGTTGACTGGAGAATTTGTTCACATAGGCCATTACGAGAATAAGTAGAACGCCCATCCTTTCCATCTTGCGTCTTAATCATGTATTGGAGTAGCCTTTCTATCTCATTTAATTTATTCAATATTTCGTTGTTATCTTTTTTAGAGAACCCTGTCTGCTTTGGGCCTTGATTAAATATTAAATCTATTATTTCATCTTCACTCATATTATAGTGTAATGAGCTAAATACTGGTGAGTGTATGAAAAAAGTAAAAGTATTGTACTTTGCATTTCTCAAGGACATAACGCATAAATCGTCTGAGATAATAGAAACAACTTGCGAGACAATAGATTGCCTAGTCGAAGAGCTAGGCAGGATTCATGGGAATGAATTAGTAAATTATTTAAAAAACGGAATAAATGGGGTAAAGATTACCATATTAATCAATGGTTCTCCATCCGTTAAAACCATTAAAGATGGAGATGAAGTAGCACTTTTACCTCCACCATCGGGAGGAGATTTAATAATAAATAAGAAGTTTGATTTACTAGAGGAGATAAGAAGATTTAGAGAAAAAGCTCCCCTAGAAGCAGGTTCAATGGTAATATATGTGGGCTTCGTTAAAGGTATCGTAGATAATCATAAAGTATATGAATTAAGATATGAGGCTTATGAGGAGTATACCAAAAAGAGATTCCAAGAGATCAAAGATGAG
The nucleotide sequence above comes from Sulfolobus tengchongensis. Encoded proteins:
- a CDS encoding MoaD family protein; its protein translation is MKKVKVLYFAFLKDITHKSSEIIETTCETIDCLVEELGRIHGNELVNYLKNGINGVKITILINGSPSVKTIKDGDEVALLPPPSGGDLIINKKFDLLEEIRRFREKAPLEAGSMVIYVGFVKGIVDNHKVYELRYEAYEEYTKKRFQEIKDEMKKKYNDLIDLEIIHVIDSMKPGENVLLIMALGKGRKDAIDAVKEALELVKHTTGIWKLEIRDDGEYWVVAGNTRVKKQ
- a CDS encoding ABC transporter permease produces the protein MLSTMMKKELLDLRRDRRLILGAIVLPFILLPLIGIILYASVAVSPPVIEIVSYNQSNLHYVQLLSNYIERNGGIVFYNNTNGTIPDAVIIFPKDFSQNVSNISRQAYVYVRFLLSSNQQASTLVNNALGYLSYNLVYNRTEYLIITSNLHNVNPNDVLNPLLVKNIVVTITGQKASESQANLSEVARIITLVLFPSATPVIFYVTEGIVGEKERRTLESLLASPISINSFIISKVIIAIILGILSSLGDILGIILFSSLMSFTFALPISLSVSFILLVVLVYLLAVLLTAALNVLLLLALGGSMRNLQIINFLVLTFGLIASFSALFINVANLQFPLNLIMIIPYEQLSLSLLYFVSGSSLITLAIVLGTLAISVAILLISSRLFNSERLLLK
- a CDS encoding pantoate kinase; translated protein: MEIKVPLSISGIWFPVVNEANLLESGSIGLALTLEPYITAEIRSGSGIIFNDVEVNIPNYEILRQKLGEYKLIVYSQVPLGYGYGLSGAISLAYALGVRELKSISEKDAVNVAHISDIIAGNGLGDVIAQYYGGGLIYRKKPGGLGYGDVEIISMDWSNYPIFSQLISQLPTKSIIKKSELALSLIDDFLKAPSPVKFIEVARKFTESLGFTSDYPYSYRKKGIIVKIFEPDYGVWIKHKIASRGAFVI
- a CDS encoding ABC transporter ATP-binding protein; translated protein: MTENQLAVSVTDLRKKIGNKEILKGLSFNVSNGEVFGIVGPNGAGKTTTLRIISGIIRSYYGDVKIFGLAPAEAKQRGYISYMPEDAFPYEKLTGYENLEFYAELYAKGDKELKDKYVKLGVEISGLGKRIYDKTAEYSRGMKRRLIIARTLMVMPKLTVLDEPTSALDVESAVRIRNIILDMARKYNMTIILSSHNMLEVEYLCDRIILINDGKAVSYGKPEEIIKSTSSKNLEEAFLKLVFGD
- a CDS encoding Lrp/AsnC ligand binding domain-containing protein, with product MAEVVRAYILVSTTVGKEMEVADMAKKVSGVVRADPVYGEYDVVVEVEAKSSDDLKKIIYEIRRNPNIIRTVTLIVM
- a CDS encoding isopropylmalate synthase, whose product is MRIFDTTLRDGEQAPGIDLTVEQKIMIANKLADLGVDVIEAGFPASSEGEFVATKRIFEEVGDKVEVIGLSRSNKNDIDKTISTGISSIHLFIATSELHMKYKLKMTKEEVLNRIYESVRYAKDHGMIVEFSPEDATRTEEDFLFTAIRTAIEAGADRINIPDTVGVMHPFKYYDLIKKIVNFVGEKIIVSTHCHNDFGLATANSLAGVYAGARQVHVTVNGIGERAGNASLEEVVMGIKKLLNYEVNVKTWKLYEVSRFVAEMTGVPVPYFKAIVGDNAFGHESGIHVHGVIENPFTYEPISPEEVGNFRRLALGKHSGIHGLKKLLEEQGIYLSDDKLKIVLSEIKKLAESGHRVTVDDAKNIALKLLNS
- the panB gene encoding 3-methyl-2-oxobutanoate hydroxymethyltransferase, with the protein product MKKLTIRDLIKKKLAKEKITMLTAYDYPMARIISNTPLDVILVGDSLGMVVLGYTNTLNVTMRDMISHTKAVARANPPQLIVADMPFLSYEIDTKIAVRNAGLLVKAGGDAVKIEGGEEIKETIKAIVKAGIPVMGHIGLTPQRFLRLGGFRTIGKTKQEEEQLMKDAMELEDSGAFSIVIENTYADIAKKITEKINIPTICIGSGPYCDGQVLVINDLLGLSDFSPYFAKSYVNLKEIISNAINQYVNDVKNGKFPEKQHYKERES
- a CDS encoding 4-phosphopantoate--beta-alanine ligase, with amino-acid sequence MDKTQDSKPWSVRDLIPENHPRRESLLIREKLVEAMEKSILVPQGLIAHGRGECFDYLIGEKTQSFAEKAIEVAAAMLLLAKSPVISVNGNMAALVPEDLVKLAEEANAKLEVNLFYREVKRERAIAEVLYKANAKEVLGVGEDASATIPELFSERRRVSPRGIYIADVVLLGLEDGDRTEALVKMGKKVIAIDLNPLSRTSRTATVTIIDNITRAIPKLVLKVRELKSKSRQDLIQIVSNYDNRKIIAEALRYISERLNQLSLSL
- a CDS encoding MBL fold metallo-hydrolase: MTLKFFGHSCVLIDDTILIDPHDGGSIGLPKPDIKKADLILITHDHYDHNAYQLFEHTDVKINFYGTFNYGNYIIKGIKSYHDKYNGKLRGENSIYIIQRGNRKIVHLGDLGHLPDDNIYNEIRGADILLIPIGGVITINYKEALEIINRVSPEIVIPIHYWIKGHYMPLDPPDEFLANIKYDIKRIDIKNNKIEEVTENTSKVVYILSY
- a CDS encoding 4Fe-4S dicluster domain-containing protein, coding for MLLDASIFSRAVIAGYDVKRSQSKENVEMVVGRLTGLYGDVLKYSNVKIIRAPEKFDDGSLFREVGGRNIYKIFEVPAGITFEKLIDELSKINYYPAIFPLYLKGTVGGFTASNGSGFGSYKFGFVKSARSVNELIGYKTVRITAVKYPELLEVENENKFAWSAIINKDGTIEYYIPSFYNKIIKVNSRSIATDKLIKGINAEILNVFKKDYIPIVMMTEINKDINFNFEMRIGYIINYNSPKRFKVLIGSLEETRLPELFDYLRKNPDVLPFPYLKEYEEIHKDILKDVKKYEVKIRSKRISKNVIIEASKCINCSLCLDNCLAYNTTNNVIYSPLGRFNRLIRGESTFEFCFGCTTCQEACPAGINISNLMELLPQFSETKEKLPIELTDPSASIYELEKNLESKYRNRPVFLLFVGCSAKYDPLGLEGFLNYLLTNGDKLPQEFSPRIKLVTGFCCGFNEYLTGNLEEAKNGVNRINQLKIQQNAVGIYFLCPEGLYVYNKFSDQKGIFAFDVIKNELKDKEVHLGCWAKKMGYNSKYNDCAGLFLASYKGSPLKIVKRNFLTVCPFSTWKFGTISVYSMFLGKKEVSELKEENIMDESSVFDLLVKGVKNGLENSADEIAEKVIMWNLGGGQYFLLLAIPIISKYISIELIRNLSSDPKVKEFISKFAQNRSILSQKVSAYTDYLRHYNFDGEIEKLIDKVANSTKLDYSAKDVVKTNDFRSVIKDALKKAISENLIENVLNNIIYL
- a CDS encoding ribbon-helix-helix protein, CopG family, coding for MRVVTFKVEEDLLELLDRYAIKYGLNRSEAIRKAIEKMVRDELSKEKVPVARVEKIKL